CCGGTTCTCATCTCGGCCATCTATCCGGGTCTCCTTCTCATCGATCGGCTTCCGGAACACGATCTTGCCATCAAACACATCTATCACCTGTGGAATACTGGTCTCAACAGTTCCCGCAATGATCTGCGTCGAAAGCGCATTCAGCAATTCCTTTTGGATCATCCGTTTGATCGGGCGTGCCCCGAATTGTGGGTCGTAACCACCTTCCACGATGTGCTCGACCAACTCTTCGCTCGGAGTAAGATGAATATCCTTTTCCTCCAACTTTTTCATCAGTTGGTCCAACTGCAATTCCACGATCTGTTTTACATCGGTTTTGCTCAACGGGCGGAACATGATCAGTTCATCCACACGGTTCAGGAATTCCGGACGCACCGTTTTGCGCAACAGGTCCATCACTTCGGCTTGCGTTTTTTCAACCACCGCTTCCAGATCCTTGTCTTTCAAGTTCTCGAAGTTCTCCTGAATGATGTGCGATCCGATGTTGCTGGTCATGATGATGATGGTGTTCTTGAAGTTCACCACCCGGCCTTTGTTATCCGTAAGGCGACCATCGTCCAACACTTGCAAAAGGATGTTCCAAACATCCGGATGTGCTTTCTCGATCTCGTCGAGCAGCACCACACTATACGGTTTACGTCGTACCGCTTCGGTGAGCTGGCCACCTTCGTCATAACCAACGTAGCCCGGAGGCGCACCTACCAAGCGGCTTACCGCGTGACGTTCCTGATACTCGCTCATGTCGATCCGCGTCATTGCGTTCTCGTCGTTGAACAGTACTTCGCTCAGCGCTTTCGCCAATTCGGTTTTTCCAACACCGGTAGTACCCAGGAAAATGAACGAACCGATCGGGCGTTTTTCATCACCCATACCGGCACGGTTGCGTCGCACGGCATCGCTTACGGCGCGTACCGCATCATCCTGACCGATCACACGTTTATGCAACTCGTCCTCCAGTTTCAAGAGCTTCGAACGTTCGGCTTCGAGCATCCGGCTTACGGGAACACCGGTCCAACGGCTCACCACATCAGCGATCTCTTCAACGTCCACTTCCTCTTTGATCATCTTGGAGCTGGACTGCATCTCTGCAAGAGCTTCTTTTGCTTTGGCCAATTCATCTTCGGTCTCGGTCATGCGACCATAACGGATCTCGGCGACTTTACCAAAATCCCCGTCACGTTCAGCTTGGGCAGCATCGAATTTCAGTTGTTCGATCTTGTCTTTTGCCGTGTTGATATTCTCAACCAACCCGCGCTCACTTTCCCATCGGGCTTTCATGCCATCGCGCTTTTCGCTCAGGTCGGCAAGTTCACGGTTGATATCCGTTAACTGTGATTCATCTTTTTCACGTTTTATCGCTTCACGTTCGATCTCCAATTGCATTACACGTCGATCGATCTCATCCAACTCCTCGGGTTTGGAATTGATCTCCATGCGCAGTTTGCTCGCGGCCTCGTCGATCAGGTCGATCGCCTTATCGGGTAGGAATCGATCAGCGATGTAGCGGGTACTCAACTCCACAGCGGCAATTATCGCTGCATCCTTGATCAACACTTTGTGGTGGCTCTCGTATTTCTCTTTCAAGCCGCGCAGTATACTGATGGCATCTTCGCGTGAAGGTTCATTCACCATCACCTTTTGGAAGCGACGCTCCAACGCCTTATCCTTCTCGAAATACTTTTGGTATTCGTTCAATGTGGTTGCACCAATGGCACGTAATTCTCCTCGGGCCAATGCAGGCTTCAGGATATTCGCGGCATCCATGGCGCCGTCGCCACCACCTGCTCCAACGAGTGTGTGGATCTCATCAATGAACAACACGATCCTACCTTCGCCACTGATCACCTCTTTCACAACGGACTTCAACCGTTCTTCGAACTCTCCTTTGTATTTAGCTCCGGCGATCAACGCGCCCATATCCAAACTGAATACTTGCTTGTTCTTAAGGTCATCTGGAATATCTCCACTCACGATACGTTGCGCAATACCTTCTGCGATCGCGGTCTTGCCTACGCCAGGTTCTCCGATCAGGATCGGGTTGTTCTTTGTGCGTCTGCTCAGGATCTGCAACACGCGGCGGATCTCTTCATCACGCCCAATGACCGGATCGAGTTTATTTTGTTTTGCAAGTTGATTGAGATCCTTCGCATACTTGTTCAGCGCGTTATAGGTCTCTTCTTGACTTTGGCTCGTAACGGTTTGGCCCTTCCGAAGCTCTTTGATAGCTGCAATAAGATCCTTCTTCGTTACACCGTTATCCTTGAGCAATTGTGCAATGGTATCTCCACTTTGTAATATGCCTAAAAGCAAATGTTCCACGCTTGCGAATTCATCGCCGAATTCGGGCATGGCAGCAAGTGCTTTTGTTAGGGCATCTTGTGCCGATCGGCTCAGGGTGATCTGGCCTCCGGTTACTTTAGGGTAGCCTTGCACAATGCGATCCAGCGCTTGTTGAAGAGAAGGAAGGTTAACGTTCAATTTCTTCAATAGGAAAGGCGTAACGTCCGCATCCACTTCAAGAATACCTTTCAGGAAGTGTCCGTTCTCGAGCACTTGCTGTCCGTAACCGCTAGCAATGGTCTGTGCTTGCTGTATGGCTTGTTGGGAGCGTATGGTGAATTTGTTCAGGTCCATTTTAGGTTGAATTGTTATGCTTGCACGCTCCACATAAACCACGCCGTGATCAAAACTCCATCAATTTAGGAAATTTCGTCAGCACTTGAGCAATAACACGGCCATTCGGACAGCTATATGAATTTCGGAACGCCAAAAGCGCATGTTTTCGGAAGGCAATTGGCCTTCTACATTTGCGCCCATCACGAATATCGGTACATATGCATTGATCGCTTCTGGTGATCGGAATGCTTTTGAGGAAGCGTTCAGAATGTATTACGCGCCACTTTGCGCGTTTGCAGTGCAGTATGTCAAGGATCAGGATGTAGCAGAAGATCTGGTTCAAGACCTCTTCGTCCGCATATGGCAGGATCGCGAGAAGATCAACGTGTCGACATCATTGAAGTCGTATCTATTTGCTTCTGTAAGGAATAGAGCGTTGAATGCAATGAAAGTGAGCGCACGCATGCGGCCCTTGGACGAGCAGAACATCGGTCATGTGGCCGACTCCGATAGGGACGAAGCAGAGTATACAGATCGGTCTGCTCGGGTTCTTGCTGCAATAGAGCTGCTTCCGGAAGAACGCAGAAAGGTGTTCAAACTTAGTCGGAACGAGGGGTTGAAATACCACGAGATCGCAGCACGGTTGGGCATTAGCATAAAGACGGTGGAGAATCAGATGGGCAAGGCTTTGAAGACGTTAAGGGCCGAATTGGCGGACCTGGTGCCAGCCGCATTGATCGGTTGGCTTATCTGGTTTTTTGGAGGGCAATAGGGGTAAATGGGAAATGGATTGTCATAGAAAGGAACACACGTGAATAAAGGACCACATATCGATAGCGATCTGCTCGCGCGTTACCTCGCTGGGGAATGTACTCATGAGGAACGCCTTGAGGTTGAGCAATGGGCCGATGCGGATATTTCGAATGCTCAAGAGCTCGAGGTATTGCGTGCCATCTGGAGCGATGCCGGGACCGGTATTCGTTCTGCTGTTGATGTGCATGCTGCTTGGCAAAACGTCAGTGATCGCATGGAGGTTTCAGAGGGTAGGGGCCGGGTAATTCCGATCTTACGTTCTAGGATCTTATTGCGTTTGTTGGCTGCCGCTGCTGTGGTTACTGCTGTTTTCGTTGGGGTTCGTTCTCTATTGACCAACCAAACTCAAGATCTCATGGCTACAACGGAATACCTACGGTCCACATTACCCGACAGCAGTCACATAATCTTATCTCCAGGATCTCGTCTTAGTTCGCGCATGAGCGATGTAAGACATATTGCTCTTTCCGGTGAGGCCTATTTTGAGGTTGAACGAGATACTGCAAGGCCCTTCGTGGTGGAGACGGATGACGTAAGGGTCACCGTTCTGGGAACTGCATTCGAAGTGAGTTCGATCGATACGAGCAATAGCGTTCTTGTGCGGGTTCGGCATGGAAGAGTGCAAGTGAGTACATCCGAGGATACGGTCATCCTGAACGGTGATGAATATGCGCGGTATACTAAGTTGGCCCATTTGTTAGAGCGAATGCCAGCACCGCATTCTCAGGTCTGGGGAGACCGGATCATCCAATTCAAGGAAGCGCCACTTTCTGAAGTTGTTGATCAGCTTGAAGTATTATATCATGTGCGTATTCGCTTAGCTAACGAAGGGTTGATACATTGTAAGCTCACGGCAACCTTCGATGACGAGCCTATCGATTATATACTTCGCGTGATCGCCGATACATATGGGTTTACGCTAACAATGGGATCACCAGGGTCATACACATTGGATGGCGATGGCTGCTGACCTGCGCCTATTCTTATTTGTCGTCTTCCTTCTGCCTGTGACCGTCTTCGGCCAGAAGATCATTGAACGCCACGTAGAGGTCAATGCTTCTCGCGTACGCTTGGGCGAAGCTCTTGCTTGGTTGCAAAGGATGGTGATTTCAAGCTGAGTTATAATTCTGCTGTGGTGAATGGCGATAGTGTAGTAAGCGTTAACGCCAACGGTACTGTTGAAGAAGCGCTGAGAACGTTGGTCGGTTCTGGGTTTCAGATAAAGGAAACCGGTGAACACATCATCCTATTAGGCTCACGAGGCGATCGAAAACGATCCACCATAAGCGGTACGATCTACGATGCTGACTCTAAACGGCCAGTTCTGCATGCGTACTTGCATGAAGTAGGTGGAAGTGCCATGGTAACGACTGATGGTTCTGGGGCATTTGAACTGACCGTTTCAGGAGACCATGATCGTACGGCGATCCTGGTAATGCGGAAAGAATATCATGACACCGTTATCTATGTCCCAAAGGGCAGTGCGTTCGGTCAAGTACCAATGCGCAAACGGGACATATTGGAAAGGGTAGAACCGATATGCTTATATGAGCGCTGCCAGGTAGAGGATCTTGGCGTAACGCGCTTATTAGTCCCGCGGTCCGAATTGGATCAAGCGCAGAATATCACCATCGAAGAGGAGCGGCCTTGGCAGATCTCGCTGATACCGAATGTCAGTACTAACGGTCCAATTGCGAGTGCGGTGGTGAATAAGTTATCGCTCAATATTCTTGGTGGTTACGCACGCGGGTTGAACGGGTTGGAGGTAGGAGGTCTTGCGAACATCATAGGAGGGGATGTAAGAGGGATGCAGATCGCTGGAGTAACGAATCTGGTGGGAAGAAATACGCAAGGCGTGCAGATCGCTGGGGGTGTCAATCACACCATGCGGTCGCTGGAGGGTGTGCAGATCTCGGGCCTAGCGAACATCGTATGGGATACCTTAACAGGCGTGCAGATAAGTTACGGTGTCAATGTTGTGAAAGGTGGGTTACGAGGTACACAGATCTCGGGTTCCTGCAACGTGGCTACGCAGAACGTTGATGGCATGCAGGTGTCTTACGGTGTGAACGTAACACCGAAGGACGTGCGAAAATTACAGATCGCTGGTACTGGGAATTATGCCCGAAATGTTTCAGGTGCGCAGCTCGCGATCGGTGTGAACATTGCGCGTGATACGGTCGGTGGTGGTCAGGTGGGCTTCGGTGGGAATTATGCGCGTTATGTAACAGGTGGTCAGTTCAGTTTCGGTGCGAACATTGTACCAAGGACCGTAAGTGGAGGCCAAGTTGGATTCGGTTTGAATTATGCAGGTTCCTGCACGGGTGGTCAGTTCTCTTTCGGTGCCAATATCGTCCCAGGTTCCGTAATGGCTGGCCAAGTTGGATTCGGTTTGAATTATGCGGGAAATATTACGGGAGCGCAGTTCTCATTTGGGTTGAATGCTGTTGGAGGAACAGCAAGAGGAACGCAGGTGGGTGCCTTGAATTTTGCGCGGAAATGTGAGGGTGGTCAGGTCGGCTTTCTCAATCTTAGTGATTCACTTTCGGGGTTCGCGATCGGATTATTGTCGGTTTCATTGAGAGGATATCATCGCTTCGATGTGATCACTGGAAATGTGATGCCACTGAGCGTGCAAGTACGAACGGGCACAAAAGGCTTTCATAATATCTTGGGCTATTCGCCAGCGATCGAGGCTAATGGGCGATGGGGATTCCTTTACGGGATCGGGACGGAACCACGCATTAGCAAGAATGGTTTCATGAACATTGATCTTACGGCCGAACAGATCGTGGAACAAAAGGAATGGGTCGATGCCGTGAATATCGTTGGGCGTTTTTCACTGAGTTACGGACATCGCATTGCTGGTCCTCTGGTGATCAGTGGAGGGGCTGTGCTCAATACGCAATTCACGGATTGGCGTAGTGCGGAGAACGGACTTTATTTGAGCCAATTATCGCCCTCGGTCCGGCTATTCACTGGAGGCAATGGTGCTACGCGCATTTACGGGTGGATAGGTTGGAAAGCAGCATTAGGAGTGCGGTTCTAGCTGGATCGGGGCAAGTTTTTCAGAACGTGTTGCCCACTCATTCACACATCGGAAAATTGATCGAAATTTAGTTGAGAATGGAGTAGGGGTATTTGAAGGAACGGTTGTCCTATTAAAAAACAACCAATACCTGAACCCCAAATGAAATCCCTTTCTCATCGGATCCTGTTGAATTTTCTTTTCCTGCTTCCTCTTCTGTGCCATGCTCAAGAAGACCAAAAGCCACGAACACTTTTTGGTGGTGATCAAAAGGTGAGTCATGGAGGTTGGGGCGCTCCATCGGCCATGTACACACGTATCATGGATACAGATGCATTGTTGGTCGGCGGCCGTGCGGGTTGGTTGATCAACCATCGCGTTACCATCGGTTTGGCGGGATATGGCCTCACTACTGCTTTGCCCAATTCCAAGTACGATGATCACCTGCAAGGGCTTGGTGATTCCCTTACGCGTGGATCTCAATTCGAGATGGGTTATGGCGGGCTATTGATCGAGCCTATCATCGCGTACCGATCACCTGTGCATGTGAGTTTACCGATACTGATCGGTGTTGGTGGTTGCGGCTACCAGTATTCGTCACGCAGTCCGATCGAGGTGGACTACGCCAACTACCGCGACCTGGCCCAAGCATTTCTGGTGGTGGAGCCGGGCGTTGATCTGGAGATCAACGTTGTACCCCTCGTACGCTTGGCATTGGGCGCATCCTACAGATACACGAGCGAACTGGATCTGCCTGCTACACCAAAGGATGCACTCCAAGGAATGAACGCTTCGTTCACCATCAAGGTCGGCTGGTTCTGATCGATCCGTATTTCAGAGACTATCAATAAGAAAGCAACATGAAAATGCTAGTGTCAATTCGGTCCGTTCTAATAGTTCTGATCTCGGCTTTTGCCGTGAAAGCGTCAGCCCAAGGCAACACCCAGACCGTGCGCGGTAAAGTGTTGGATATCGACTCTCGACAACCACTGATCGGC
This genomic window from Flavobacteriales bacterium contains:
- the clpB gene encoding ATP-dependent chaperone ClpB, whose translation is MDLNKFTIRSQQAIQQAQTIASGYGQQVLENGHFLKGILEVDADVTPFLLKKLNVNLPSLQQALDRIVQGYPKVTGGQITLSRSAQDALTKALAAMPEFGDEFASVEHLLLGILQSGDTIAQLLKDNGVTKKDLIAAIKELRKGQTVTSQSQEETYNALNKYAKDLNQLAKQNKLDPVIGRDEEIRRVLQILSRRTKNNPILIGEPGVGKTAIAEGIAQRIVSGDIPDDLKNKQVFSLDMGALIAGAKYKGEFEERLKSVVKEVISGEGRIVLFIDEIHTLVGAGGGDGAMDAANILKPALARGELRAIGATTLNEYQKYFEKDKALERRFQKVMVNEPSREDAISILRGLKEKYESHHKVLIKDAAIIAAVELSTRYIADRFLPDKAIDLIDEAASKLRMEINSKPEELDEIDRRVMQLEIEREAIKREKDESQLTDINRELADLSEKRDGMKARWESERGLVENINTAKDKIEQLKFDAAQAERDGDFGKVAEIRYGRMTETEDELAKAKEALAEMQSSSKMIKEEVDVEEIADVVSRWTGVPVSRMLEAERSKLLKLEDELHKRVIGQDDAVRAVSDAVRRNRAGMGDEKRPIGSFIFLGTTGVGKTELAKALSEVLFNDENAMTRIDMSEYQERHAVSRLVGAPPGYVGYDEGGQLTEAVRRKPYSVVLLDEIEKAHPDVWNILLQVLDDGRLTDNKGRVVNFKNTIIIMTSNIGSHIIQENFENLKDKDLEAVVEKTQAEVMDLLRKTVRPEFLNRVDELIMFRPLSKTDVKQIVELQLDQLMKKLEEKDIHLTPSEELVEHIVEGGYDPQFGARPIKRMIQKELLNALSTQIIAGTVETSIPQVIDVFDGKIVFRKPIDEKETRIDGRDENRNGKKLKKA
- a CDS encoding FecR domain-containing protein — encoded protein: MNKGPHIDSDLLARYLAGECTHEERLEVEQWADADISNAQELEVLRAIWSDAGTGIRSAVDVHAAWQNVSDRMEVSEGRGRVIPILRSRILLRLLAAAAVVTAVFVGVRSLLTNQTQDLMATTEYLRSTLPDSSHIILSPGSRLSSRMSDVRHIALSGEAYFEVERDTARPFVVETDDVRVTVLGTAFEVSSIDTSNSVLVRVRHGRVQVSTSEDTVILNGDEYARYTKLAHLLERMPAPHSQVWGDRIIQFKEAPLSEVVDQLEVLYHVRIRLANEGLIHCKLTATFDDEPIDYILRVIADTYGFTLTMGSPGSYTLDGDGC
- a CDS encoding STN domain-containing protein; the encoded protein is MVAKDGDFKLSYNSAVVNGDSVVSVNANGTVEEALRTLVGSGFQIKETGEHIILLGSRGDRKRSTISGTIYDADSKRPVLHAYLHEVGGSAMVTTDGSGAFELTVSGDHDRTAILVMRKEYHDTVIYVPKGSAFGQVPMRKRDILERVEPICLYERCQVEDLGVTRLLVPRSELDQAQNITIEEERPWQISLIPNVSTNGPIASAVVNKLSLNILGGYARGLNGLEVGGLANIIGGDVRGMQIAGVTNLVGRNTQGVQIAGGVNHTMRSLEGVQISGLANIVWDTLTGVQISYGVNVVKGGLRGTQISGSCNVATQNVDGMQVSYGVNVTPKDVRKLQIAGTGNYARNVSGAQLAIGVNIARDTVGGGQVGFGGNYARYVTGGQFSFGANIVPRTVSGGQVGFGLNYAGSCTGGQFSFGANIVPGSVMAGQVGFGLNYAGNITGAQFSFGLNAVGGTARGTQVGALNFARKCEGGQVGFLNLSDSLSGFAIGLLSVSLRGYHRFDVITGNVMPLSVQVRTGTKGFHNILGYSPAIEANGRWGFLYGIGTEPRISKNGFMNIDLTAEQIVEQKEWVDAVNIVGRFSLSYGHRIAGPLVISGGAVLNTQFTDWRSAENGLYLSQLSPSVRLFTGGNGATRIYGWIGWKAALGVRF
- a CDS encoding RNA polymerase sigma-70 factor — translated: MFSEGNWPSTFAPITNIGTYALIASGDRNAFEEAFRMYYAPLCAFAVQYVKDQDVAEDLVQDLFVRIWQDREKINVSTSLKSYLFASVRNRALNAMKVSARMRPLDEQNIGHVADSDRDEAEYTDRSARVLAAIELLPEERRKVFKLSRNEGLKYHEIAARLGISIKTVENQMGKALKTLRAELADLVPAALIGWLIWFFGGQ